ATGGGCCATCTCGGCGTGACCCTCTTCTTTGTCCTCAGTGGCTTCATCCTTACGTACACGTACTTCCCGAGCGGCACGTCGAACAACCTCAACCGCTCAAGATTCTATTGGGCACGCTTCGCACGCTTGTACCCCGTGTTCCTCCTCGCTTTCCTCCTGAGCGCCCCGCTCTCCCTCATGCAAGGCTATCTGCATCACGGCGGCATTTCAGGTGCTCTAAGCGTGGTGGGCGTCGGAATGCTGGAAGTGCTCGGGTTGCAAGCGTGGACGCCAGCAACCGCATGCGTATGGAATTGCCCTGCGTGGAGCGTATCCGTCGAAGCCTTCTTCTACCTGACATTCCCCGTGCTCGCCACATTTCTCCTCCGATTGTCCACGCGTCGTTTGCTCGCCGTCACGCTCGGCGCGCTCCTCGTTTCGGCCATTCCCGGCCTGCTGCTGCTGTTGGCTCCGGAAGTCGCGCAAGGCACCTTGAGCGACTGGATGTACTACACGCCCGCCCTTCGCCTTCCGGAGTTCATGGTCGGCATTGCTACGGGACGCGTGTTCCTGCAGCACCTCAAGTCCACTCGTCTCTCGTCTGCG
This DNA window, taken from Deinococcus yavapaiensis KR-236, encodes the following:
- a CDS encoding acyltransferase family protein, with the translated sequence MRRRLDALTGVRFIAALLVFFFHFGGSVMQHTPTWLHNITRMGHLGVTLFFVLSGFILTYTYFPSGTSNNLNRSRFYWARFARLYPVFLLAFLLSAPLSLMQGYLHHGGISGALSVVGVGMLEVLGLQAWTPATACVWNCPAWSVSVEAFFYLTFPVLATFLLRLSTRRLLAVTLGALLVSAIPGLLLLLAPEVAQGTLSDWMYYTPALRLPEFMVGIATGRVFLQHLKSTRLSSAFTLNSLAVILIVMTLGPLGHRNALSPIVILAFAALIVGLASGRTWIADRLSSKLFIRLGEASYAFYILHSPLWEWAATVQKMLPGRDLPAPVFFWGMLAIVTVASLATFRFVEDPARRWLRDREGAWLPRRPSRVLLRGAEK